In one window of Massilibacterium senegalense DNA:
- the rlmN gene encoding 23S rRNA (adenine(2503)-C(2))-methyltransferase RlmN, translated as MEKTIEQVQTNELPSIYSYTLPQLKAWLKEVKEPAFRATQIYEWLYDKRATSFEEMTNLSKGLREKLTENFSITTLKEVVKQVSSDGTIKFLFELKDGLSIETVLMRHNYGNSICVTTQVGCRIGCTFCASTLGGLKRHLTPGEIVSQVVHVQRELDKTDERVSSIVVMGIGEPFDNYDSLMNFIRIINDEKGINIGARHITVSTSGIVPKIYDFANEGLQVNFAISLHAPNTSLRTQLMPINKAYPLEDLLKAVDYYVKKTNRRVSFEYGLFGGVNDSIEHANELADLIGNIKCHVNLIPVNYVPERDYVRTPKKQILAFQKTLQDRGVNVTVRREQGHDIDAACGQLRHKERREETR; from the coding sequence ATGGAAAAAACAATCGAACAAGTGCAAACAAATGAACTTCCGTCTATTTATTCATATACGTTACCGCAATTAAAAGCGTGGTTAAAAGAAGTGAAGGAACCAGCTTTTCGGGCAACACAAATTTATGAATGGTTATACGATAAACGAGCAACATCGTTTGAAGAGATGACGAATTTATCGAAAGGATTACGTGAAAAATTAACGGAAAACTTTTCGATTACAACGTTAAAAGAAGTGGTGAAACAAGTTTCTTCTGATGGAACGATTAAATTTTTATTTGAACTAAAAGATGGCCTTTCAATTGAAACGGTTTTAATGCGTCATAACTATGGTAATAGTATTTGTGTGACGACACAAGTTGGTTGTCGCATTGGTTGTACGTTTTGTGCCTCGACGTTAGGTGGCTTGAAACGTCATTTAACTCCTGGAGAAATTGTTTCACAAGTTGTCCATGTTCAACGGGAATTAGATAAAACGGATGAACGTGTATCTAGTATTGTTGTTATGGGGATTGGAGAACCATTTGATAATTACGACTCCTTAATGAACTTTATTCGTATTATTAACGATGAAAAAGGAATTAATATTGGTGCAAGACATATTACCGTATCAACAAGCGGAATCGTGCCTAAAATTTATGATTTTGCGAATGAAGGGTTACAAGTGAATTTTGCAATTAGCTTACATGCCCCGAACACTTCATTGCGAACACAACTTATGCCTATTAATAAAGCGTATCCGTTAGAAGATTTATTAAAAGCAGTTGACTATTACGTAAAAAAAACAAACCGACGTGTTTCATTTGAATATGGCTTATTTGGTGGCGTGAATGATTCGATTGAACATGCAAATGAATTAGCCGATTTAATTGGGAATATCAAATGTCATGTTAATTTAATTCCTGTGAATTATGTGCCTGAACGCGATTATGTGCGAACACCGAAAAAACAAATTTTAGCCTTTCAAAAAACGCTTCAAGATCGTGGAGTCAATGTAACCGTTAGACGGGAACAAGGGCACGATATTGATGCAGCGTGTGGGCAATTACGTCATAAGGAGCGTCGCGAAGAAACGAGGTGA
- a CDS encoding Stp1/IreP family PP2C-type Ser/Thr phosphatase, which yields MLAKFRTDQGKVREHNEDNGGIFRNDYGELCVVIADGMGGHNAGDVASFMATQCIQKYWNETEAVQSPIRAEQWLKETIAKTNESLYRYSLEHDMCQGMGTTLVVAICTEDFVTMAHVGDSRLYMYHEGTLQLKTEDHSFVQELLKAGQISKQEAENHPKKNILLRAIGTEPTVSIDIQTITWDIGHILLLCSDGLSNKLTKEEMERLLRNSESLEETIDLFIQQANDYGGEDNITLALVQNVIAQTEEERR from the coding sequence ATGTTAGCAAAGTTTCGAACCGATCAAGGAAAAGTAAGAGAGCATAATGAAGACAATGGAGGAATTTTTCGCAATGACTACGGGGAACTTTGCGTTGTCATTGCAGACGGGATGGGTGGCCATAATGCTGGAGATGTTGCGAGTTTTATGGCTACACAATGCATTCAAAAGTATTGGAATGAAACAGAAGCGGTACAATCGCCTATTCGTGCAGAACAATGGTTAAAAGAAACGATTGCAAAAACAAACGAATCGTTGTATCGTTATTCTCTTGAACATGACATGTGCCAAGGAATGGGTACGACCCTTGTTGTAGCAATTTGTACAGAAGATTTTGTTACGATGGCACATGTTGGAGATAGTCGCTTGTATATGTATCATGAAGGAACGTTACAATTGAAAACAGAAGATCATTCCTTTGTACAAGAACTACTCAAGGCAGGACAAATTTCAAAACAAGAAGCCGAAAATCATCCGAAAAAAAATATTCTATTACGGGCGATCGGTACGGAACCTACTGTTTCTATTGATATCCAAACGATTACATGGGATATAGGGCACATTTTATTATTGTGTAGTGATGGGCTCTCTAATAAATTAACAAAAGAAGAGATGGAGAGACTATTGCGAAACAGTGAATCGTTAGAGGAAACGATTGATTTATTCATTCAACAAGCGAACGACTACGGTGGAGAAGACAATATTACGTTAGCTCTTGTTCAAAATGTCATCGCGCAAACGGAAGAAGAAAGAAGGTGA
- the pknB gene encoding Stk1 family PASTA domain-containing Ser/Thr kinase, giving the protein MLIGQHLTGRYKILEAIGGGGMAQVYKANDLILDRIVAVKVLRPELVGDEEFVKRFHREAQSTTSLDHPNIVSVYDVGYDEPYYFIVMEFVEGTTLKQYIQKRGVIPVDEAVHIMEQITSAISHAHANHIIHRDLKPHNILLDEYGNAKVTDFGIATAMTQTTITRTNAVMGSIHYLSPEQARGGIVDEKTDIYSLGIVLFEMVTGRLPFTGDSAVSIVIKHLQEEIPLPTTFNPTIPQSVENIILKAVHKDPNYRYASVSEMLTDLDTALSPERLHEERIKMSTYEEENTAIIPPITEGDISKHTAENIKKQEEQKGTNAKKKNNKKWWIIGSSFFVLFLLLLFFIPKLLYVEDVVMPDVTNKDYAEAYEILSNLNLDVEKKELPNSEVEAGKVFKQDPEAKSTVKEKSTVLLYVSMGKEKIKMLDYVGKDKEVVAALLKEKGFEKIEWIEEESVDVPENQIMKQHPVKGEKVIPEETTVFMYYSKGAQSILLGNLVGLSVGEAEYYLSSNGLKVKMEESYSDTVEPGKVMAQSPKSSEEVKKGSEVVITISKGKDPATIPNDDKDEEEQTNGEKKINVNQKIEMDIPADSGSRNVQIFYTDAENAKEQKFIEEAITQSKTYVLPLVVTDKKVATYRVVLDGKEVRNQTIDYETAKKGL; this is encoded by the coding sequence GTGTTAATTGGACAACATTTAACCGGACGGTATAAAATTTTAGAAGCCATTGGTGGCGGCGGGATGGCGCAAGTATATAAAGCGAATGATTTAATTTTAGACAGAATTGTAGCAGTGAAAGTATTACGACCAGAACTCGTAGGAGATGAGGAGTTTGTGAAGCGCTTTCACCGGGAAGCACAATCAACGACTTCTTTAGATCACCCTAATATTGTCAGTGTGTATGATGTGGGATATGATGAACCCTATTATTTTATTGTAATGGAATTTGTAGAAGGAACGACTTTAAAACAATACATACAAAAACGTGGTGTGATTCCAGTAGATGAAGCCGTTCATATTATGGAACAGATTACGTCTGCCATTTCCCATGCCCATGCGAATCATATTATTCATCGAGATTTAAAGCCTCATAATATATTACTAGATGAATATGGAAATGCGAAGGTGACGGATTTTGGTATTGCCACAGCCATGACACAAACGACGATTACACGAACAAATGCTGTTATGGGGTCAATTCATTATTTATCACCAGAACAAGCACGCGGCGGAATCGTTGATGAAAAAACAGATATTTATTCTTTAGGTATTGTGCTATTCGAAATGGTGACTGGCCGACTACCTTTTACTGGAGATTCTGCTGTTTCCATTGTGATTAAACATTTGCAAGAAGAGATTCCATTGCCAACAACGTTTAATCCTACTATTCCACAAAGCGTGGAAAATATTATTTTAAAGGCAGTCCATAAAGATCCAAATTATCGTTATGCTTCTGTTTCGGAGATGTTAACTGATTTAGACACTGCTCTATCGCCAGAACGGTTACATGAAGAACGAATAAAAATGTCGACTTATGAAGAGGAAAACACAGCTATAATTCCACCTATTACAGAAGGAGATATATCAAAACACACAGCAGAAAATATAAAAAAACAAGAAGAGCAAAAAGGAACCAATGCAAAAAAGAAAAACAATAAAAAATGGTGGATTATCGGAAGTAGTTTTTTTGTTCTATTTCTTCTTTTACTATTTTTCATTCCTAAATTATTGTATGTAGAAGATGTTGTTATGCCAGATGTGACAAATAAAGATTATGCAGAAGCATACGAAATATTATCGAATCTTAATTTAGATGTAGAAAAGAAAGAGCTGCCAAATAGCGAAGTCGAAGCTGGAAAAGTGTTTAAACAAGATCCGGAAGCGAAAAGTACCGTAAAAGAAAAAAGTACTGTCCTTTTATATGTTAGTATGGGGAAAGAAAAAATAAAAATGCTGGATTATGTAGGGAAAGATAAAGAAGTAGTGGCAGCATTATTAAAAGAAAAAGGATTTGAAAAAATAGAATGGATTGAAGAAGAGAGCGTGGATGTACCTGAAAATCAAATAATGAAACAGCATCCTGTAAAAGGCGAAAAAGTAATACCAGAGGAAACAACTGTATTTATGTACTATAGTAAAGGCGCACAATCAATTTTATTAGGCAATCTCGTTGGGTTATCTGTTGGAGAAGCGGAATATTATTTATCTTCTAATGGACTAAAAGTGAAAATGGAAGAAAGTTACTCGGATACCGTCGAACCAGGGAAAGTAATGGCCCAATCACCAAAATCATCAGAAGAAGTAAAAAAAGGATCGGAAGTAGTCATTACGATTTCGAAAGGAAAAGATCCTGCAACCATTCCGAATGATGACAAGGACGAGGAGGAACAAACAAACGGTGAAAAGAAAATAAATGTGAATCAAAAAATTGAAATGGATATTCCAGCTGACTCTGGTAGCCGAAATGTTCAAATTTTTTACACGGATGCAGAAAATGCTAAAGAACAAAAATTTATAGAAGAAGCGATTACCCAATCGAAGACATACGTCTTGCCTTTAGTCGTAACCGATAAAAAAGTTGCTACTTATCGAGTGGTGTTAGATGGAAAAGAAGTTCGTAATCAAACTATTGATTATGAAACGGCGAAAAAAGGATTATAA
- the rsgA gene encoding ribosome small subunit-dependent GTPase A, with the protein MQEGKIIRSLSGFYDVQSEDKLVRCRARGRFRKEKVTPLVGDWVKFDMETEGLGYVLELCERKNAFVRPPIANVDQVLLVFSAVEPAFNTHLLDRFLVLAEAERVTPVIIISKMDLVRAEEKEAILHYAEIYKKIGYDVFLTSIQDSEGHVAIKGKIGGKISVIAGQSGVGKSSLLNATDSSLQLQTGEISKHLGRGKHTTRHVELLSVCGGYVADTPGFSNLDLTHLEKEQLTDYFLEMHAVKGQCKFRGCLHRKEPKCEVKRLVETNEIASFRYEHYVSFLEEIEEKRRY; encoded by the coding sequence ATGCAAGAAGGGAAAATTATCCGTTCGTTAAGTGGATTTTACGATGTGCAAAGTGAAGACAAATTAGTTCGTTGCCGAGCGAGAGGGCGTTTTCGCAAGGAAAAAGTTACGCCGCTTGTTGGCGACTGGGTAAAGTTTGATATGGAAACAGAAGGATTAGGGTATGTATTAGAGTTGTGTGAACGTAAAAATGCGTTTGTGCGACCGCCAATTGCAAATGTAGATCAAGTCCTTCTCGTTTTCTCAGCTGTAGAGCCAGCGTTTAATACGCATTTATTAGATCGCTTTTTAGTATTAGCGGAGGCGGAACGAGTAACACCCGTCATCATTATAAGTAAAATGGATTTAGTTCGAGCAGAGGAAAAAGAAGCGATTTTACACTATGCAGAAATCTATAAAAAAATTGGGTATGATGTTTTTTTAACATCTATTCAAGACTCTGAAGGACATGTTGCAATCAAAGGTAAAATAGGCGGGAAAATTAGTGTAATTGCTGGCCAATCAGGTGTCGGAAAGTCTTCTCTTTTAAATGCCACCGATTCGTCGTTACAGCTACAAACGGGAGAGATATCGAAACATCTAGGGCGAGGAAAGCATACGACCCGTCATGTAGAGTTGTTGTCTGTATGCGGAGGATATGTAGCAGATACACCTGGATTTTCTAATCTTGATTTAACCCATCTTGAAAAAGAACAATTAACAGATTATTTTTTAGAAATGCATGCCGTAAAAGGGCAATGTAAATTCCGGGGTTGCTTGCACCGGAAAGAACCAAAATGTGAAGTAAAAAGATTAGTAGAAACAAACGAAATAGCATCCTTTCGTTATGAACATTATGTATCATTTTTAGAGGAAATCGAAGAAAAACGGAGGTATTAA
- the rpe gene encoding ribulose-phosphate 3-epimerase, whose protein sequence is MIKIAPSILSADFAKLGEEIKDVERGGADYIHVDVMDGHFVPNITIGPLIVQSIRPITTLPLDVHLMIENPDRYIPAFAKAGADIISVHVEACPHLHRTVHLIKEQGKKAGVVLNPATPVETIQHILPDVDLVLLMTVNPGFGGQSFIPSVLPKIQKVRQMVDELGLDIEIEVDGGVNEQTAKQCIEAGANVLVAGSAIYNKENRAAAIQKIRE, encoded by the coding sequence GTGATAAAAATAGCACCATCCATTTTATCAGCTGATTTTGCAAAATTAGGGGAAGAAATTAAAGATGTCGAACGTGGAGGGGCAGATTATATTCATGTAGATGTCATGGATGGACACTTTGTTCCGAACATCACCATCGGTCCATTAATTGTTCAAAGTATTCGCCCTATTACTACTTTACCGTTAGATGTTCATTTAATGATTGAAAATCCAGATCGATATATTCCTGCCTTTGCAAAAGCGGGAGCAGATATTATTTCCGTCCATGTTGAAGCATGCCCGCATCTACATCGCACTGTTCATTTAATTAAAGAACAAGGCAAAAAAGCGGGCGTCGTGTTAAATCCAGCTACGCCAGTCGAAACGATTCAACACATTTTACCAGATGTAGACTTAGTATTATTAATGACGGTAAATCCTGGATTTGGTGGGCAATCGTTTATTCCATCGGTTTTACCAAAAATTCAAAAAGTCCGTCAAATGGTCGATGAGTTAGGACTAGATATTGAAATCGAAGTAGATGGTGGAGTAAATGAACAAACAGCAAAACAATGCATCGAAGCGGGAGCGAATGTGTTAGTTGCAGGATCTGCTATTTATAACAAAGAAAATCGTGCAGCAGCTATACAAAAAATAAGAGAATAA
- the thiT gene encoding energy-coupled thiamine transporter ThiT, producing MSSKTKFITEVAMMAALGIILDYLSGVFSIKLWPNGGSISIAMIPILLMGFRYGLKGGLLTGLLVGGIQLFYGYIVHPVQALLDYPIAYMVLGLSGLFILKGSMSEGKKVLYIIIGSFIGIMLRLVAHVISGFVWFGEFAPEGTPVLEYSVVYNSSFLIPSFVLCAFILIVMAKTAPQLFRKEG from the coding sequence ATGAGTTCAAAAACAAAATTTATAACAGAAGTTGCCATGATGGCAGCGTTAGGGATTATTTTAGATTATTTATCTGGTGTATTTAGCATTAAATTATGGCCAAACGGAGGATCTATTTCGATTGCAATGATTCCTATTTTATTAATGGGCTTTCGCTATGGATTAAAGGGCGGATTGTTAACAGGACTTTTAGTTGGTGGTATTCAATTATTTTATGGTTATATTGTACACCCCGTACAAGCATTACTAGATTATCCGATTGCTTATATGGTGCTCGGCCTTAGTGGGTTATTTATTTTGAAAGGTTCAATGTCTGAAGGAAAAAAAGTTCTTTACATTATAATCGGTTCGTTTATTGGAATTATGCTTCGATTAGTGGCACATGTTATTAGTGGATTCGTTTGGTTTGGAGAATTTGCACCAGAAGGAACACCTGTGTTAGAATACTCGGTTGTATACAATAGTTCTTTCTTAATTCCGAGCTTTGTGTTATGTGCGTTTATTTTAATTGTTATGGCAAAAACTGCACCGCAACTTTTTCGAAAAGAAGGGTGA